The window TCAGCATCAGAAAATGTGGTAATATTAAAATGATTATCGGCTTGTTTGTATTGAAGTTGTTCTCCGGGATCTAGGAAATAGCTTTGGTTGGCAGAATCAGAATGAATCTCCACCCTTCCTGTAAGCAGGGATACAAAAACTTCATTAGGGTTAAAAAAATCAATATTAAAAGATGTTCCCAAAGCCGCAGTTTCTATATTTCCCGACACTACTTTAAATGCTCGGGAAGAATCTTTTTTCACCTCAAAATAACCCTCTCCCAATAAATAGACTTTTCTTTCTAAAGAATCAAATGTTTCAGGAAAAGTCAACTGACTACCTGAGTTTAACCATACACTAGATCCATCAGGAAGTTTAAAATTTAGCTTTTCTCCAAAATGTGTGGCTTTGGTAAGCATTTCAGGTTCTGACACCAATGCTTCTTTATCTTTAGACTCAGCTGTAGCAAATTGGCTAAGTAAATAACCCATAAAACTCGTCAAAACTAAAATTACAGCTACTTTATACCATTGCTTGATGGTCAACCAAGAATGAGCGTCTCTGCGAACATGAAAATTTATTTCATTTGCATCCTCATGGGCTAAAATATTTTGAAGAACCCTAGACTTAACTTCCCCAGCTACATTGTTGGCAGGTCCTATTAGACCCAGAAGAATTTCTCTGGCCTCTTTAACATCCATCACTTTCTCTGAATGCGCCTGCATCCAATTGTTCCAGTAGATGTCCAACTCCTCAGTGGGCTCCTTAACCCACTTTACAAATTCAGGGTTGGTAAGTAAAAGTAGCGCTATATCTTCCTTTTTGTCCATTCTTTTGATCCTTCAATCCCATAAGGGATGAAAAGTCAAAATGACATCATTTTTTAACAAAAAAAATAAAATTAATTTTTCTAAAGCTTAAAATTAAGACAATCCCAATGCTCTTTTAGTAGACAAAAAAAATTATTTCATTGCTGACTTTAGCATTGAAAGAGCCTTGTAAACAAGATTTCGAGCAGATTTGACATGATCAAAGCCTAACAACTCACTAATTTGGGAATAGTTTAAACTTTGAAAATAAAAATAATAAATAGCTTCCCTTTGCTTGCGAGAAAGAATACTTAAGGCTTTATTTAATTGATCTGATCTTTCTTTTTGAATTTGTCGATCTATTAGAAAGTCTTCATGAGAGTAAACTACCTGAAATCCATCTTGGTGGATTTCCGATAATGATTTATTTGAACTTTTTATTTCCTCAAAAAGTTTTCGCTTCATACATTTCATTAGGTAAAAACGTATGCAATCTGTGGCACCTAAGGATTTTCTTTTCTGCCTCAGGTAAATAAAGACATCCTGAATACAATCTTCCACAAGCTCCTGATTTCTCGAAAATTGGCAACCATAACTTAAAAGAACATCAAAATTTTCATTGTAAATCTTGATGAAAGCAGTCTCACTTCCCCCCTTGAATTGTTGCCAAAGCTTGGCATCATCAATTACCGGCACGTCATTGGGAAATGACTGCAAATCCGTTTTTCCGGAATAATGCCTGGTATTTTGGGTGGGTTTATTCATTGAATCCTTAAATGTATAATAATCTTCTCATTATTTAAAAAGAATACCCGTTGGACCAAAAAAAAGGTGAATTCCAAGCAGAAAATATGAATAAAATCACCTTTTATAAAAAATAAGCCGGGGATTGCTTATTTAACAAAGAAAGGATTTAATTTTGTAAGGTATATCAAATTCCAATTAAAGTGATTCTAATAATTTTCTTTCTATTACACTGGTATTTCTCTCTGTTTTGCCAAAGCTTTTTCCTACATAGGTATGCTGCACATCAAATGTTTGTCATGAACAAATATTGGGAGAAATTTTTCTACATTTTTACTTGGTTCTGCCAAGGCAGTTCCTACCTTTCTCCCAGAGCTTATGCTATTCTTCACAGGATGCATCACGCCTATAGTGATACACCCTTAGACCCACATAGTCCACACCATACTGAAAACCTTTTTACCATGATGTGGAAAACTAAAAAGATTTACAATGAACATTTTACTTTTAGGGCAAAACCAGAAGAAAGATTTATAAAAGATGTTCCAGATTGGAACCGTTTTGACAAGTTTGCAGATACGATGGGAATCCGAATTGGTTGGGTTTTAGTATATGTCTTGATTTATGTTTTAAGTATTAGTGTTTTTGAACTAGCAGGTACTCACTGGTGGATGTATTTCCTTTTACCTATCCACTTTATGATGGGGCCGGTTCATGGTGCAATAGTTAATTGGAGTGGTCACAAATACGGTTATGCTAATTTTGATAACAATGACAAATCTAAAAATTCATTGATTTTAGATTTTTTAATGTTGGGTGAACTTTTCCAGAACAACCACCACAAGCTTCCTAAAAGGGTAAATTTCGCAGTCAAATGGTATGAATTTGATCCAACCTATCCAATTGTAAAACTTTTACATGCCACGGGTATAATAAAATTAAAACCTACCAATTAATTGATGACTTAAAAATGGAATACCCTAAAAAATCCCTTCCCAATGAAACATTTTTGTTTCGTTGAGAAGGGATTTTTTTTTGCAAATATTGTCGCCAAAAGCATTAATAAAATAACCTATGAGAGTAGTTGCTAATTAAAAAATCAAACCTTGAAAATTTCAAAAAGCCATTTGAATTGTTGGTTTAAAAGCAAAATTTAAGTTAAAATTTAACCTTAAAGCATAAAAATTGTTATGTTTTTATAAAAATAATTGCATTTATAAAACTAAATGGTTAAGTTGATCCGAAATCACCTACTTTAAAACAGATATGAGAGAACTAACAAGAGCAGAAGAGCAAATTATGCAGATTCTATGGGACATTGAGAAAGGCTTTGTCAAAGATGTCCTCGAAAAAATGACAGCTCCAAAACCAGCGTATAACACTGTATCCACAATCATACGTATCTTGGAAAGAAAAGGCTTTGTTAAACACAAAGCTTATGGCAAGTCCCATGAATATTATCCTATTGTTTCAAAGGATGAATACCGCAGCTTTACCATTAAAAATTTATTAACTGGTTATTTCAGTGGATCTTTTGCAAATTTAGCTTCATTTTTTGCCAAAGATGAAAAACTAGATGTTAAAGCTTTGGAGAAAATAATGGACGAGGTTAAAGATGATGTTAAAGACTAATAATCTTTAACAAGCGCAATAGTTAACCCTAATCAGTAAAACCTTCTAGAAAGATTTCCACAATATTAAGCTAGGAACATCTATTGATGCTTCGAGTAGTTCTTAAGTGGCAATCCATTATATAAGATTACCTTTTTTTTACAAGGAAAGGTAAAACCTTAATCTAGTCAGGTGAATATTGGCTTAAATTGATATTAGAAAACAAAAAAAAGGTGAACGAATTAAAGTTCACCTTTTTTTATTTATGGTATCTTTATAGGCTTTCCTATAAATTTTTACCTAACCAGTTCCTTGGATACAACAACTTATCTTTCAATTGTCATCAGCTGTACCTATGGCATGTACTTTAAAACCAATGTCTCTTAAAGCTTTCTTGTCCATGATGTTACGTCCATCAAAAACATGAGCAGGCTTCAACATATTGTCATAAATTTTTTGCCAGTCATATGACTTAAATTCATCCCATTCAGTAAGTACAGCCACAGCATGCGCACCTTTACAAACTTCGTAAGGATCATTGACTACTTTAAGGGATTCTTTATTTTCTTCAGGAGCCCTACTACCTAAATAATCCAAATCAGTATAAATTTGTTGCTCTGTTACCTTAGGATCATATACTACAACATTTGATTGTTCATTTAACAAATGATCTGCTACATAAATAGCTGCAGATTCTCTAGTATCATTTGTATCTTTCTTAAATGCCCAACCCAAAAATGCTATTTTTTTACCACTTACCGTATTGTATAAGTTATTAATAATCTTCTTCGAAAAGCGTTTCTTCTGATAATCGTTCATGATGATTACCTGCTCCCAGTAGTCAGCAACTTCATTAAGCCCATAAGATCTTGAAATATAAACAAGGTTTAGTATATCCTTTTGGAAACATGAACCGCCAAATCCAACAGAGGCTTTAAGGAATTTAGGCCCTATTCGGGAATCAGTTCCTATCGCTCTAGAAACTTCATTTACATCAGCTTCAGTGTGTTCACAAAGTTCTGAAAGTGAATTGATGGAAGATACACGTTGCGCTAGAAAAGCATTGGCAGTTAATTTTGATAATTCAGAAGACCATACATTTGTAGTAAGTATTCGCTCTTTAGGTACCCAGTTGGCATACACATTAACCAATGCATCAATTGCCTTCAATCCTTCTTCTGTTTGGTCCCCACCTATCAAAACCCTATCAGGTGCCATAAGGTCTTCAACTGCAGTTCCTTCAGCTAAAAACTCAGGATTAGAAAGGATTTGAAAATTCATACCATTACCTGTATTTTCTAGGATATCCTTAAGTGTACTAGCAGTTCTTACTGGAAGTGTAGATTTTTCGACTACTATTTTATCACCCTTTGCAACTCTGGCAATTTGCCTTGCGCAAAGTTCAATCCATTTTAGATCAGCGGCTTGTCCTTTTCCTTCACCATAGGTCTTTGTTGGCGTATTAACAGAAATAAAAATCATTTCGGCTTCGTCAATCGCCTTGTCCACATCAGTTGAGAAAAATAAATTTCTTCCTCTCGCTTCAGCTACTACATCTGAAAGGCCTGGCTCATATACAGGAATCTTGGAAACATCTTCATCATTCCAAGCTGCAATACGAGCCTCATTGAGATCTACAACGGTAACTCTAATATCAGGACATTTTTTTGCAATTACGGCCATGGTTGGACCACCAACGTAACCAGCACCAATACAACAAATACTTTGGATCTTCATTTCTTATAGTTTAAAACATTTTATAAATAAGGGCAATCTCATCCATACCCTAACACTCCAATAATTAAAAATAAAACAAAAATACTAAAATCAAACCATTAAACCTTTAATCTTCGCTATCGTTATTCTGGTTTTTAAAATCTAAATCGACAATTAAGGGGAAGTATAAATTTATACCCTATTTTAATCTTTCTATATTTTTTGGTTTAACTTTTAATTATAGTATTTATAAGTAGGTTTTTATGGGTATTCAAAATACGAATTTTTATCGTCAAATATTCAAATTTTCAAGGCAGATTTTAAAAAATCGTATCCTGCATAGAGTAAATGGGCTTCATGCATTCTCGCATTTATTTTTAGTAATTGCAATAAAAGGAATACTTATTTGCCTTCTAAGGTGTTAACAATCCAACCTCCTATTCACCACCAATTAACATCAATTAAAGGTAGGGGAATTTCAATTGTCTTGCTGCAATCCCTAAATATTACTTAATAATTGACAAATATATTATTAATTATAATAATTTTTCTAATTAAAAATAAAAAAACGACAATTCCTCATTTATACTAAAAAAAAGTATTTTTAAATAATAAAATTCGCATTTGGCAACAATTAATTTCGGCTGTAAACTTTTGCTAAAAGCGTTCAATTTGGACAAAATTATATTGACCAATCCTAGTACAATGATTATAATCTTAATTATTATGCCATTTTTTGTGACAAAATAATCAATTATTCCAATTCTTAAAAACAGGTTTTTAAACTTAATCCTTAAGCAAAAGTAACCTTATAATAGGTCATAGAACTGGCAATCGCTCAAAACCCGTAGAAATTATTTAACCTAGCCCCTGGGAAAAGGCTATTCAAGAGGCAATAAACCAAGGATTTAACAAATTTTCTTTATTATAGCTCAGGGGTTCGTCAATATCTATTTTTTTTATTTCATATCCTAAAGCCTTTAAAACCCCATGGGCAGCCGCCGTATCCCATTCCATGGTAGGTGCAAACCTTGGGTAAAGCTGCGCCTTACCTTCAGCTAAAAGCATAAATTTCAAAGACGAGCCCATACTTACCACATCAGCCTGAGGATATTGATCTATAATTTCTTGGGTTTCCGAACTTAAATGAGATCTAGAGGCCACAATAGTTTGGATAGGTTCTTCCGTTTTCTTTTGAAGGTCGACCACCACTGGATTAGCTCCCTCAACTTTCCATGCCCCTTCACTATTGCCCCAAAACAACCAATCCAAAACCGGGGCATAAACTACCCCAATTACGGGTGCCCCTTTATGAATAAGGGCTATATTTACTGTAAACTCACCATTCCTCTTTACAAATTCCTTGGTGCCATCCAATGGGTCAACCATCCAAAAATATTCCCAATTTTTCCTCTCGCTATAGCCAATACTTTTCCCCTCTTCAGATAGAATTGGCAAATTTGTTTCAGAAAGAAAATCAGATATTATTTGATGGGCAGCCAAATCCGCTTTGGTAAGTGGTGAATCATCTGCTTTAAATTCAACCCCTAAATCGGCACTATTATATATTTTTAGAATCTCTTGTCCTGCAGCTTTTGCTGCTTCTAAAGCAATATCTGTAAACAATTTCTGATTAATTTCCATAAGGTATTTTTATAAGTAATACTATTGCGAACCTATTGATTAAGGTTAAATATAAGTAGGAGGGCATTAAAAAAGAAATAGTCAAACTTATTTAGCTTGACTATTTCTAATTATTTGAATTATTATTTATCCATTCCTTGATGGATTCATATTACCATTCCAGCCGCAACGGTTTCGTTGGTATTGGGATCTATTAAAATAATAGATCCTGTTTGCCTATTTCTTCTATAAGCATCAAAAAACAAAGGTTTGGCTGACCTGATACTGATTCTTGCAATATCATTCATTCCTATTTGTTCAATCCCTTCTTCCCTATGCAGCGTATTAACATTTACTTTGTATAAGATCTCTCGTACCATTACTTGACATTCTTGGGTTGTATGTTTAAGTATAAGCTTGGTTCTTCCTTTCAATGAACCCGTACTCATCCAACATACCATAACATCAAGATCTTGACCCACATTTGGCACATTATTAGGTCTTACTAGCATATCTCCTCTGCTAATATCCAATTCATCCTCAAGAGTCATGGTAACAGACATTGGAGAAAAAGCTTCCTCGATTGCTTCTCCGTCTAATTCTATACTTTTTATTTTTGAAGTAAAGCCAGTAGGTAAAACTTTAACATCATCCCCTGGCTTGAAAATCCCACCTTCAATTCTTCCTGCATAGCCTCTAAAATCCTGATGTTCATGAGTATGTGGTCTAATGACCATTTGAACTGGGAACCTGCAATCGATATGATTGAAGTCTGAAGCAATGTGTACATTTTCTAACAAATATAGCAAAGTCGGCCCTTCATACCATTTCATATTGGTAGACCTATCCACCACATTGTCTCCATTAAGAGCAGAAATTGGAACAAAATGAACATCTTTGATTTCCATTTTGCTGGCAAAATCTTTATAGCTTTTCACTATTTTTTGATAAACCTCCTCATCATAATCTACCAAATCCATTTTATTCACACATACTATAACATGAGGTATTTTCAGCAAAGAGGCGATAAAACTGTGTCTAAAAGTTTGCTCCAACAAACCCTTTCTAGCATCTATTAGAATGATGGCAAGGTTGGCAGTAGATGCACCTGTCACCATATTTCTGGTATATTGAATATGACCTGGAGTATCTGCAATTATAAATTTCCGCTTAGGGGTAGCGAAATACCTGTAGGCTACATCAATAGTAATCCCCTGTTCTCTTTCGGATTTAAGGCCATCAGTAAGCAAAGATAGGTCAACATAATCAAACCCTTTCTTTTCACTAGAAGTTTTTACTGCCTCAATCTGATCTTCAAAAATAGATTTTGAATCATATAGCAATCTACCTATTAAGGTACTTTTTCCATCATCAACAGATCCCGCGGTGGTAAATCTTAACAATTGATTGGTTTCCTGTATGCTCATATTGTATGTATACTATTCTCTAGAATTTTTTTATAAATCAACTTTTGCCGGATCCTTAGACAACTGTGTTTCTCAATTTCAAATTGATAGGTAAAATCATCGAAAGCTTATTTCATCCTCGGCAGGGATATACATTTAAATTTCGTTGGCCTAAAAATAACCACTTTTTTTCCTGTCTTCCATGGCAGTCTCTCCCCTTTTATCATCAGCTCTGGTACCTCTTTCAGTAGTTCTAGTAGTGGCCACTTCCGCAATGATTTTATCTAAATCATCGGCATCAGACTCAACTGCTCCAGTGATAGGCATATCCCCACAGGTTCTGTACCTTACTGTTAAATTTTTAATTTCTTCATCAGGTTTCAATTGAATAAAATCAGATTTGGCCAAAATAACACCATCTCTAACCACACAATCTCTTTGATGTGAAAAATACAATGAAGGCAACGCTATGTTTTGGTGTTGAATATACTGCCAAACATCCATTTCTGTCCAGTTGGATATCGGAAACACTCTAAAATGTTCACCCATGTGTTTTTTTCCATTGAACAAGTTCCATAACTCCGGTCTTTGGTTTTTAGGATCCCATTGCCCAAATTCATCCCTATGCGAGAAAAACCGCTCCTTAGCGCGTGCTTTTTCTTCATCTCTTCTGGCACCACCCATGGCAGCATCAATTTTATTTTCCTCTAGGGTATCTAATAAAGTAACCGTTTGCAAGGCATTCCTACTTGCATTTGCTCCTGTTTCTTCTCTGACCTTTCCATCATCTATACTTTTCTGAACAGAACCGACAATGAGTTGTACACCTAAGTCTTTTACAAGCTCGTCCCTAAAAGCTATTGTTTCCGGAAAATTATGCCCCGTATCGATATGAATTAAAGGAAACGGGATTCTGGATGGATAAAAAGCTTTTTTGGATAAATGAGCCAAAACGATGCTATCCTTTCCGCCTGAAAATAACAAGGCTGGTTTTTCAAATTGAGATACAACTTCTCTAATTACAAAAATTGCCTCTGCCTCTAACTCTTCCAGATGGGATAAATAGTATTGTGCCATATTAAATTTTTATTTTTTTATTTATTTTCTCTACCAATCTTGCCACTGCATCTTCCATTTTTTCTTCAGCTGTATGCACCACCTCAAATGGGGCTAATGGGGGCTCATAAGGTGAGCCAATTCCAGTGAGGTCTTTAATCAAACCTTGTCTGGCCTTTTTATACAATCCTTTGACATCTCGCTCTTCGCATATTTCCAATGGACAATCCAAATAAATTTCTAAGAAATTATCTTTACCTACTAGGTTTCTAATCAATTCCCTATCAGATATAAAAGGAGAAATAAATGCAGATATCACTATTAAACCTGCATCTAACATTAAGTTGGCTACTTCTCCTATCCTTCTAATATTTTCCACCCTGTCCTTATCTGAAAAGGTTAAATCTTTATTCAAGCCTGTCCTAACATTGTCTCCATCCAATAGATACGTATGATATCCCATACCATAAAGTGCATCTTCAGTTGCATTTGCCAAAGTAGATTTGCCCGAACCTGAAAGACCTGTAAACCAAATTAGTTTTGGCCTCTGCCCTAAAGCTTTGACCCGGTGTTCGCTATTCACTTTAAATACGGATGGATGAATATTCTTAGGCATTTGGAAGTAAAATTAATGTAACACTTTTAATTTCAATTATAAGTAATACCAATTTATAAATAATAATACTACAACAGCGTAAATTAAAGTCAAAGGAAATCCAATAACAAAATAATCTTTAAACTTATAATTCCCAGGCCCCATCACCATTAAATTGGTTTGATAGCCAATTGGGGTCATAAAGTCCCCTGATGCTGCAAAGGCAATTGCAACGAAAAAGGGGGTTAAAGGCTGCTCTAATTGATTACCAAGCTCCAATGCAATCGGAAACATAATCGAAACCGCTGCCGCATTGGTAATTAAACTAGTTAAGACCAAAGTAATAATAAACAATATTACCAAGCCAACCATAGGAACTGCCCCTTCTGTCAATTGAATCAAGAAATTAACCAATACACCTGCTGCACCGGAACTATTTAATGCCAATCCTAAAGAAAGTGAACAAACTAGAATCAGTAATAGATCCAAATCAACCGCTTTCTTTAAAGTCTGCAAATTTAACACTTTAAATAGATACAAAATAAGGATTCCTGCAAAAGCTGCTATAAAAAGATCTATCCACCCAATAATCCCTATAAACAATACAGACAAAGCCAATAGTGAAGGGAGTCTTTTTAAATTTCCTCTGTCTGCACTAATCTCACCTCTGAGGGTAACAATTATTAAATCCTTATAATAATCATTTCTGTTGTGGTCTTTACCGGTTAACATTAAAAATAGGTCTCCGGCATGTACCCTTGTTTCTCCTATATTTCCTTTCAATTGTGTTCCATTTCTGTGAATAGAAATGATAGAACCTTGGTATTTGTTTCTAAAGTCGCTGTCTTTCACCTTAAGGCCAATCAAGGATGAAGAGGCTGGAACCACCGCTTCCGTTAATTGAAAAAATCCATAATTGGATACATGCCCATCTTCAGGCAAACTTAATCCTTGCTCTCCTTGAATTAGTTTTAATATGGCTTCCGAGTTACCGGCAAAAAACAACTTGTCTCCTTCTTGTAAAACTTCATTGGGGCCTACAGGGGAGATCTCTTTTTTTCCCCTTCTAATTTCGGCAAGGAAAATTTCTTTCAATTTCCTTAGCCCTGCTTCTTTGACTGTTTTGTCATGCATGGATGAACCTATGGGGATATAGGTTTCAACCAAATATTCATTAAGATGCTCAATAACTTCACTTTTGTTTTCCTCTCTAGAGGGCAACAAATAATTGGAGGCGATACTTAAATACACCATACCAATTGAAGCCACCAAGACCCCTAAATACAAAAAATCTTCAAACCCTAGCAATGGGTAACCGAATTGACTAATTAACCCATTTAAGACCAAGTTTGTAGAGGTTCCAACAACCGTAATCATACCCCCCAAAATAGTGGAATAAGAAAGCGGAATAAGAAATTTCGAAGCAGGGAAATTATTTGTTTTGGTCCATTTCTTCACATAGGGGATCATAAAGGCAACAACCGGAGTATTGTTTAAAATTGCGGAAAGGCTACTTACCAGCAACATGAGCCTAAGTCTAAATGTACCCGGTTTTAACTTTTGGCTGAAAATTTTAAAAAAAAATCCTGTACCTATGTTCTGTTGGATTCCAGAAGTTAAGCCTATCAATAGAAATATAACTATGATCTGCTTATTCGCCAGCCCCATCAAAAAATCCTCAGGTGTAATGATTTGTAAAACTAAAAGCAAAAACACTGCCCCCAAAAATGCAAAAGAAGGCCTTAACAGATCCCTGTACAACACAAATACCAGGACAATGACTATGGAAATGGTTATCAGGCCTGGAAAAGACATAAGGATGTAAATTTATTGGTCATAATTTTCCCTGAAAGGCTGAGCATAAGGATATGAAGGGGTCAAGAGTATACTTTAACAGTGGTTTTAATTAATTCAATTTGGTAGAATACTAAAAGTAAGGTTTTTAACTTTCTAATGTTAATGAATTGAAGATTTTTAAAACAAAACCATTAAAATCACCTTATTTTTTCACCCACAACTTTGGATATTTAAAGCAAATATAAAAGTAGTAGGGCAAAATTCTAATTCAAAGTTTTAACCTCATAATTAAGTTTAAAATCACAATATGGTTCCTATGAAAAGAAAAGTAACCCTTTGCACTAGTAGACTTATTGATTTAAAAACAGTATTTAATTATAATGCTTCCTAATAAACTTTCAACCGGCACAAGTGGCAAATGAATTGTTTACTCAAATTTAACGAAACCTTCAAATACCCAACCATTAAAATTTACCTATTAATAATTACCTTTCCACAATGAAAACATACGGCTTTTTCCTCTTTTTATTATTATCCTGTACATTTTTATGTTCTTGTAAAAATGAGAATAGTGATTCCTTTCATTTCATGGCCATTGGTGATCTGCCCTATCACCTTCCTGATGATTTTGAAAGGTTTGAACGCATGATCCAACAGATTAATGATGTCAATCCGGCTTTCACCTTGCATGTTGGGGACATAAAATCAGGAAAAGTTCCTTGTTCAGATGAATATTACGAAAAGATTAAAAACTATTTTAATGCTTTCGAGAAACCATTAATCTACACACCGGGAGATAACGAATGGACGGATTGTGATAGAGAATTATGTGGGAGTTATGATCCGGAAGAACGGCTTGACAAATTAAGACAATTGTTTTTTTCAGATAGTATTAGTCAAGGAAAAATGCCAATAATTCTTAGCAGGCAAAATAAATTTGAAGGCTTTGAAAAATTTCCTGAAAATTCAACTTGGATCAAATCAGGTATCACCTTCGGAACATTGCATGTAATTGGGTCAAATAATAATTTCGACACCGGAGTTGAAGCCATAAATGATGAATTTTATGAAAGAGAACTGGCGAATAATTTTTGGCTAAAATCACTATTCGAAGCAGCTAAAAAAGACAACAGTAAAGGTTTAGTACTTGTTTTACATGCAGGGTTAAATTATAACAACAAAGACGAAAAAAATGGACATGCCAGTTTTGTTACCTTATTAAGACAACAAGTCCAAGCATTCGACAAACCGGTTCTATTATTATATGGCGACCAGCACCGCTTTTTAGTATCCAAACCCCTTAGGGACAATAACGGAAAAACCATGACTAATTTCACAGCAGTTCAAGTCTTTGGAGACCATGATCTCCACGCTGTTGAAATCAAAGTGGCACCTGAAAACCCTAATCTTTTCGAGATAAATCCATTTTATATTAAAGGAAATTGAAACATACAGTTTTCAGCCCAATCCCGATATAAATTTGACCGATAAAAAAATATTTTACAAAATCAGATTATTGTTAAGTAATTTTTTTGATAAACTTCCTTATATTTATCTAAAATAAAAGTTTATCAAATAAATAATCATGAATAAAGTCCTAACCTTAGCCTGCCTTTTATTCTTTTTAAATGCAGCTAACCTAAAAGCCCAAAACCTAAATATCATTCCATTACCCGAGTCCATTGAAATGGGAGAAGGCCATTTGGTCTTAAAAGAGGGAAGTGTAATTGCGGCCAAAACGGAAAGCAGTAGAAAATCCGCTGCTATTTTCAATGAAATGTTGGAAGCCAAAACAGGCTTGAATCTACTTATTCAAATTGCTCCTCAAAGAAGTGATGCCTTAGTTGTTCTAGAAGAAATTCAAGACGCTCAAAATGAAGAAGGATACTCTTTAAATATTGATGGAAACAAAATTCATATAAAAGGATCATCAAAAGGTATCTTCTATGGATTGCAATCCTTGTACCAGTTGGTTGAAATGAATGGAGGACAAGCCATCGTTCCTCAATTAGTAATCAATGATGCTCCGGCGTTTGGGTACAGAGGTATTATGCTTGATGTTTCACGTCACTTCATTGGCACTGATCAGGTTAAAAAAATACTTGATTTAATGGCCCAATTAAAATTAAACACCTTACACTGGCACCTAACGGATGATCAAGGTTGGAGATTAGAGATAAAAAAATATCCAAAACTTACACAGGTCAGTGCTTGGAGAGATTCCACCATCATTGGACAGTACTACGATTTCAAACCATTTATTTACGACGGAAAGCCTCATGGTGGGTATTATACCCAAGAAGAAGCCAAGGAAATAGTTAAGTATGCTGCAGACAGAAAAATTACAGTAATTCCTGAAATAGAGCTTCCAGGCCACAGTTCGGCAGTATTGGCTGCTTACCCGGAACTAGGAAGTTTTGATTCTTTTCAAGGTATCGGAACAGGTACAATTGCCGCAGTAAATGAAAATGGAAAAAAATACGATAATGATATCAACCAAGAAGTCCCAGGCTTCTGGGGAGTTCATTATAATATTTATGGCCCTACGCCAAAAGCTTTTGCATTTTTAGAGGATGTGTTGTCGGAGGTGA of the Cyclobacterium marinum DSM 745 genome contains:
- a CDS encoding beta-N-acetylhexosaminidase — protein: MNKVLTLACLLFFLNAANLKAQNLNIIPLPESIEMGEGHLVLKEGSVIAAKTESSRKSAAIFNEMLEAKTGLNLLIQIAPQRSDALVVLEEIQDAQNEEGYSLNIDGNKIHIKGSSKGIFYGLQSLYQLVEMNGGQAIVPQLVINDAPAFGYRGIMLDVSRHFIGTDQVKKILDLMAQLKLNTLHWHLTDDQGWRLEIKKYPKLTQVSAWRDSTIIGQYYDFKPFIYDGKPHGGYYTQEEAKEIVKYAADRKITVIPEIELPGHSSAVLAAYPELGSFDSFQGIGTGTIAAVNENGKKYDNDINQEVPGFWGVHYNIYGPTPKAFAFLEDVLSEVMEIFPSEYIHIGGDEVPKDHWKTSEIAQKVIKKEKLADEHELQSHFIQQIEMFLNKNNRKLIGWDEILEGGLAPNATVMSWRGEKGGIQAAKMGHDVIMTPNSHMYFDHYQAEDKTTEPLAIGGFLPLEKVYSYSPIPSELNEEESKHVLGVQANLWTEYIPSNNKLEYFLFPRAFALAEVAWKKNENKNYESFSLERLPERLRQLEEDNVFFRIPEAKVEFSKDEKSGRYLVEINPLIANATVYYTFDGHKADQTALLYTGPVLAPIAGKGQDPITIHYVTISPAGRSSNEFSVTLE